In Mycolicibacterium gadium, the genomic window TACGCGACGCGCTTGTGTGTGGTCGACCCGGAGAACTCGGCGTTCTTCCCCTCCTATGCGCAGGGGCGCGGCGACATCGTGACGGGCATGTCGTCGCGGATCGAGGGCATCGGCCGTCCACGGGTGGAGCCGTCGTTTCTGCCCGACGTGGTGGATCGGATGGTCGTCGTGCCCGATGCGGCGTCGGTCGCTGCCGCGGGGCATGCGAGCGCCGTGTTGGGGCGACGCGTGGGTCCGTCCACCGGCACGAACTTGTGGGGCGCCTTCGGGCTACTCGCGGAAATGGTCGCCAACGGACGCAGCGGGTCAGTGGTGACCCTGCTCGCCGACAGCGGCGACCGCTACGCGGACACCTACTTCTGCGACGAGTGGCTTACCAGCCACGGACTGGACCCCTCGGCGTGGGCCGAGGTCCTGGTCGAATTCGAACGCTCGGGCCGCTGGGCCTGATCCTCGGACCGGCCCATGAGGGGACCGTCAGACGTCAGGAACAGCCACAAGGCGGCCAGGACGAAGAATCCCAGATAGATCGAAGCACCCAGCCCGGTCATTTCTCGCCTCACTTAGTCGTTTTCCACCGTCAGTTTGCATAACGCCACCGACAACCCAAATGCATCCACCGGCGTGTCGTGACGTGCACCTCAATGCGGCCGGGCGCGTTTGGTGTCACACCGTCGGGGTGCGATACGCTGTCGTGGCTTCACTCGGGGTGTGGCGCAGCTTGGTAGCGTGCTTCGTTCGGGACGAAGAGGTCGTGGGTTCAAATCCCGCCACCCCGACTCTGTGATTTCAGGTAGACGCCCTGACTCGGCTCAGCCGGTCGGGGCGTTTCCGTCGCTAGGTGCTTCTGGTCAGGACCAGCGCCGCCTCGTTGTAGGGGAACAGGCGATAGAAAGTGCGGCCCGGCCCGATGACGAGGGGTGCCGCCTCGGCCTTGCTCATCAGCCGCGGTTTTGTCAGCGCAACATCCTCGCCGCGCTTGTGCAGGACGGCCGGTCCACCGGCCAACACGTTTTTCACCCAGTCCGTTTCGGGCCCGTACCCGATGAGGACGACGAACCCGTCCGCGGTCGGAAAAACCAACAGCGGTGTGCGGTACCGCTTACCCGACTTTCGTCCGACGTGCTCGAGCGTGCCTTGACCGGGCAGCCACGGAGTTATCGCGCGAGCGGCGGGATTGGTGACCCGACGATTGAAGTTTGCGACCGCGCGAGGCATCCGCATGAGACCCCCTCACCGGAAAGACTGGCCACAGAACTGGCACCCGACTGTCGGATAGTAGCGCTGTCTTCTCCAGGGGACCAGGCTGCCGAGGTTTGACCGGTGACCAGCCGGGAATCACACCGCTGTGACGTTGCCATCAACTCTGGTCGAACCTGCTCTCCCCCGCGCTGCCGGGCCCGTCTCGGCGGCGATCGTCGACATGCTTGCGCGTCAGCGCCCGGCCCTGCCCGTGCGCCCGCTCGAGGTTCCCGTCTACGAGGCGGATCCGTATGGACTCGACCTGCAACTCGCGCTGTGCGTCTGCTACGAGTTGCACTACCGCGGCTTTCGTTCGGTCAATCCGCGCTGGGAGTGGAACCCCGCTCTGCTCCACTTGCGCGGCCGCCTCGAGGAGGCGTTCCTGGAGGCCGTTCGGCGCGATGTCGGGGACATCACGTCCGACGACACCGTCGAAGCGGAGATGGATGCGATCTCGCACGAACCCGTCGAGGGCCATGGCCCGTCGTATTACCTACGTGACGAGGGCACCTGGGAGCAGATGCAGGAGTACTTCGTGCACCGCTCTATCTATCACCTCAAGGAGGGTGACCCCCACGCGTGGGTGATCCCACGCCTCACCGGCCGCGCGAAAGCGGCTTTCGTCGCAGTCGAATTCGATGAGTACGGCGCTGGCCGCGAAGAGAATGTCCACCAGCATCTGTACGCCGAGTTGATGGACGCCGCCGGCCTCGATGCCACCTACCTCGCCTATCTCAACAATGTGCCCGCCGAGGCGCTGGCATCGATCAACCTGATGTCGCTGTTCGGGCTGCACCGCGAATTGCGCGGCGCAACGGTGGGGCACTTCGCGTCCACCGAGATCACCTCGTCGCCCGGGTCACGGCGGCTGGTCGACGCGCTCCGGCGGATGAACGCACCCCAACCATGCGTGACGTTCTATTCCGAACATGTGGTGGCCGACGCGGTTCACGAGCAAGTGGTGCGAACCGACGTCGTCGGTGGCCTGCTTGCGCGCGAGCCGCATCTGGAGGCTGACGTGGTGTTCGGGATCAGGGCGCGCGACCTTGTCGAAAACC contains:
- a CDS encoding nitroreductase family deazaflavin-dependent oxidoreductase; amino-acid sequence: MRMPRAVANFNRRVTNPAARAITPWLPGQGTLEHVGRKSGKRYRTPLLVFPTADGFVVLIGYGPETDWVKNVLAGGPAVLHKRGEDVALTKPRLMSKAEAAPLVIGPGRTFYRLFPYNEAALVLTRST
- a CDS encoding iron-containing redox enzyme family protein encodes the protein MTLPSTLVEPALPRAAGPVSAAIVDMLARQRPALPVRPLEVPVYEADPYGLDLQLALCVCYELHYRGFRSVNPRWEWNPALLHLRGRLEEAFLEAVRRDVGDITSDDTVEAEMDAISHEPVEGHGPSYYLRDEGTWEQMQEYFVHRSIYHLKEGDPHAWVIPRLTGRAKAAFVAVEFDEYGAGREENVHQHLYAELMDAAGLDATYLAYLNNVPAEALASINLMSLFGLHRELRGATVGHFASTEITSSPGSRRLVDALRRMNAPQPCVTFYSEHVVADAVHEQVVRTDVVGGLLAREPHLEADVVFGIRARDLVENRLADHVMECWKSGRSSLRRPLS